The following are encoded together in the Clostridium sp. BJN0013 genome:
- a CDS encoding TetR/AcrR family transcriptional regulator: MEKFLSLPVEKQNIIIDAALTCFGTNGYKKASISDIAAVAGISKALVFHYFGTKKALYLYLIDLCTHIIMNELHEKFDNAVTDFFDRIKLAASIEISVMKKHPAILSFLDNVYFENDDEVKADIKAILANSESESLRSKVAFEGTDTSKFKDDIDPKLVMKILTLLTDGYLSKMPKTEIDLDALCEEFDEYINLFKKNFYKEKYL, from the coding sequence TTGGAGAAATTTTTAAGTTTACCCGTAGAGAAGCAAAATATAATTATTGATGCTGCCCTTACATGCTTTGGCACTAACGGTTACAAAAAAGCATCTATAAGCGATATCGCTGCTGTAGCGGGGATTTCAAAAGCATTGGTATTTCATTACTTTGGCACAAAAAAGGCTTTGTATTTATACCTAATTGATTTATGCACCCATATTATCATGAATGAACTCCATGAAAAGTTTGATAATGCCGTTACTGATTTTTTTGACAGAATTAAGCTTGCAGCCAGCATTGAAATTTCGGTTATGAAAAAACACCCTGCCATCCTTTCCTTTCTAGACAATGTGTATTTTGAAAATGATGATGAGGTTAAAGCGGATATAAAAGCTATACTTGCAAATAGTGAAAGTGAAAGTTTGAGGAGCAAAGTTGCTTTTGAAGGCACTGACACTTCAAAATTTAAAGATGACATTGATCCAAAGCTGGTCATGAAAATACTAACTTTGCTTACCGATGGGTATTTAAGTAAAATGCCTAAAACAGAGATTGATCTTGATGCTTTATGTGAAGAATTTGATGAATATATAAATCTTTTTAAAAAAAATTTTTATAAGGAGAAATATTTATAA
- a CDS encoding cysteine-rich KTR domain-containing protein produces the protein MLCPVCGNKTRVRICGDTVLENFPLFCPKCKQQTLINVKQLNLSVIKEPDAKAQSR, from the coding sequence ATATTATGCCCGGTTTGTGGCAACAAAACACGGGTCAGGATATGCGGTGATACGGTGCTTGAAAACTTCCCGCTATTTTGTCCAAAGTGTAAACAGCAAACGCTGATCAATGTAAAACAACTGAATCTGTCAGTTATCAAAGAGCCGGACGCCAAGGCGCAGAGCCGATAA
- a CDS encoding ABC transporter permease — protein sequence METVKKHFFSDMGVMLGRSMRHIFRSMDTIITVCITPIAMMLLFVYVLGGAIQAGTDNYVNYLLPGILLIAIASGIAYTAVRLFMDVQGGIFERFHSMPIARSSMLWGHVLTSLVSNTISVIVIILVALIMGFRSSAGVLSWLAVAGILALFTLALTWIAVIPGLIAKSVDGASAFSYPLIFLPFISSAFVPTASMPGPVRAFAENQPVTSIVDAIRSLLAGQSVDSDIWIALAWCLGILIVAYIFAMRAYKRKAA from the coding sequence ATGGAAACCGTAAAGAAACACTTTTTCAGCGATATGGGCGTTATGCTTGGACGTTCCATGCGCCATATTTTCCGCAGCATGGATACCATTATCACGGTCTGCATTACTCCGATTGCAATGATGCTGCTGTTTGTATATGTGTTGGGCGGCGCAATTCAAGCCGGTACGGACAATTATGTGAATTATCTGCTCCCCGGCATTCTGCTGATTGCGATTGCAAGCGGCATCGCCTATACGGCTGTCCGTCTGTTTATGGATGTGCAGGGGGGCATCTTCGAGCGGTTCCATTCCATGCCGATCGCACGTTCATCCATGCTGTGGGGGCACGTGCTGACCTCGCTGGTATCCAACACCATTTCGGTCATCGTCATCATTCTTGTAGCTTTGATTATGGGCTTTCGCTCGTCGGCAGGGGTGCTGTCATGGCTCGCCGTGGCCGGCATCCTCGCGCTGTTTACGCTGGCCCTGACTTGGATCGCGGTGATTCCTGGACTGATCGCAAAATCGGTGGACGGAGCGAGCGCCTTTTCCTATCCGCTTATTTTCTTACCGTTTATCAGCTCGGCCTTTGTGCCTACGGCGTCCATGCCGGGACCCGTTCGCGCCTTTGCCGAAAATCAGCCGGTTACTTCGATCGTGGATGCTATCCGTTCACTGCTCGCGGGGCAGTCCGTCGACAGCGACATCTGGATTGCGCTCGCATGGTGCCTGGGTATCCTTATTGTCGCGTATATATTCGCAATGAGGGCCTATAAACGGAAAGCGGCTTAA
- a CDS encoding ABC transporter ATP-binding protein — protein sequence MEKAIEVKGLRKSFKDTEVLKGVDFEVKRGEIFALLGSNGAGKTTIVKILTTLLKQDGGTAAVNGIDVVAKPDYVRQSISLTGQFAAVDEILTGRENLIMIAKLRHLQNPRQVADDLLKHFGLTETADRRVSTYSGGMRRRLDIAMSLIGKPQVIFLDEPTTGLDPEARIEVWRTVKELADGGTTVFLTTQYLEEAEQLADCIAILHEGRIIVSGTLAELKKLFPPAKVEYVEKQPTLEEIFLAIIGKKEEK from the coding sequence ATGGAAAAAGCAATTGAAGTGAAAGGTCTGCGAAAGTCTTTCAAGGACACAGAAGTCCTAAAGGGCGTCGATTTTGAAGTGAAGCGAGGTGAGATTTTCGCCCTACTCGGCTCCAACGGCGCGGGCAAGACGACTATTGTTAAAATCCTCACCACGCTGCTTAAACAGGATGGCGGAACCGCCGCTGTAAACGGCATCGATGTTGTGGCAAAGCCCGACTATGTGCGCCAGTCAATCAGCCTGACAGGGCAATTCGCCGCTGTAGACGAGATATTGACCGGGCGAGAAAACCTTATCATGATCGCCAAGCTGAGGCACCTCCAAAATCCGCGTCAGGTCGCCGATGATTTACTGAAACACTTCGGTTTGACCGAGACCGCCGACCGCAGGGTTTCCACCTATTCGGGCGGTATGCGCCGTAGGCTCGACATCGCCATGAGCCTTATAGGAAAACCGCAAGTTATTTTTCTCGACGAGCCGACCACCGGGCTTGACCCCGAGGCGCGCATCGAGGTTTGGAGGACGGTCAAAGAGCTTGCTGACGGCGGCACGACGGTGTTCCTGACCACGCAATATTTGGAGGAAGCCGAGCAACTCGCCGACTGTATCGCCATTTTGCATGAGGGAAGGATTATCGTGAGCGGTACGCTCGCGGAACTGAAAAAGCTGTTCCCGCCCGCAAAGGTGGAGTATGTGGAAAAACAGCCGACATTGGAGGAGATATTCCTCGCAATCATTGGCAAGAAGGAGGAAAAGTAA
- a CDS encoding DUF1048 domain-containing protein, translating into MRIQDIIEGKKEWRAHVARIKALPQDYQIVYKEIQKYLFKVGPVELTDGTGLLSGIIDLFEEDAALGKGVLEVTGSDVATFCDDLIKDSKTYADIYQESVDQEVNKAMKKITDKKGGCRDGKSN; encoded by the coding sequence ATGAGAATACAAGATATTATCGAAGGCAAAAAAGAGTGGCGAGCGCACGTGGCACGTATCAAAGCGCTCCCGCAAGATTATCAGATTGTTTATAAAGAGATTCAAAAATATCTCTTTAAGGTCGGCCCTGTTGAGCTAACCGACGGGACGGGTTTGCTCTCGGGGATTATCGATCTTTTTGAAGAGGACGCGGCCTTGGGGAAAGGCGTACTCGAAGTGACGGGCAGTGACGTAGCGACTTTCTGCGACGATCTAATCAAAGATTCAAAAACTTACGCTGACATCTATCAAGAATCTGTTGACCAAGAAGTTAACAAGGCCATGAAAAAGATTACGGATAAAAAAGGGGGATGTCGGGATGGAAAAAGCAATTGA
- a CDS encoding DUF1048 domain-containing protein: protein MNFWKKITGSDMTKELKTFESRVKKLPADYQAAWEKINANLWSYSDFTGRNLMPILDGVLGLLEETAADGQSVQEVLGDDIKGFCSALAGEEGAKSYRDKWRKQLNNNIAKKLGE from the coding sequence ATGAATTTTTGGAAAAAAATCACAGGCAGTGACATGACTAAAGAATTGAAAACTTTTGAATCGCGAGTCAAAAAACTGCCTGCTGATTATCAAGCGGCATGGGAAAAAATTAATGCCAATCTTTGGTCATACTCAGATTTCACCGGTCGCAACCTCATGCCAATTCTTGACGGTGTGCTTGGTCTGCTTGAAGAAACGGCGGCGGACGGTCAGAGTGTCCAAGAGGTTTTGGGTGACGATATCAAAGGCTTCTGTTCAGCGCTGGCCGGCGAAGAAGGGGCAAAGTCTTATCGCGACAAGTGGCGCAAGCAACTCAACAATAATATCGCTAAAAAATTAGGTGAATAG
- a CDS encoding PadR family transcriptional regulator: MLEDLTEMLKGVLEGCVLEIISRKETYGYEITRRLNALGFTDVVEGTVYTILIRLEKNKLVEITKKPSNMGPPRKFFALNDAGREELRKFWEKWEFVTSKINELKEKK, translated from the coding sequence ATGCTGGAAGATCTAACGGAAATGCTCAAAGGTGTGCTTGAGGGCTGCGTCCTTGAAATTATAAGCCGCAAAGAAACCTACGGCTACGAAATCACGCGGCGGCTGAACGCCCTCGGTTTCACAGATGTTGTGGAGGGAACGGTGTACACCATCCTGATACGGCTTGAAAAAAACAAGTTGGTGGAGATCACCAAGAAGCCCTCCAACATGGGACCGCCGCGAAAGTTTTTCGCGCTCAACGACGCGGGGCGCGAGGAACTGCGGAAGTTCTGGGAAAAATGGGAATTTGTCACGTCAAAAATCAACGAGTTAAAGGAGAAAAAATAA
- the lepB gene encoding signal peptidase I: MTLNLKNLIKIFMLSIVLPMAIVLIINKLLVFQIIVPSDSMYPTIKEGDRILVTRVYDTTKLMRGDIIVLYSDELKTTIVKRLVGMPGDFVSMKDGQVFINKKN; encoded by the coding sequence ATGACTTTGAATCTTAAAAACTTGATTAAAATATTTATGTTATCTATAGTTCTACCAATGGCAATAGTACTAATAATAAACAAATTATTAGTTTTTCAGATCATTGTGCCTTCAGACTCTATGTATCCTACAATAAAAGAAGGGGATAGAATCCTTGTTACAAGAGTATATGATACAACAAAGTTAATGAGAGGCGATATAATAGTATTATATTCAGATGAATTAAAAACCACTATAGTAAAAAGATTAGTAGGAATGCCAGGAGATTTTGTTTCTATGAAAGATGGACAAGTATTCATAAATAAAAAAAATTAG
- a CDS encoding S26 family signal peptidase, which yields MPSNRFLFLGDNRFSSYDSRYWKEPYIESTCIKGKARFILYPFKRFGKFTIGQDVLKN from the coding sequence GTGCCATCTAACCGCTTTTTATTTTTAGGAGATAACCGTTTTTCATCATATGACTCAAGATATTGGAAAGAACCATACATAGAATCCACTTGTATAAAAGGAAAAGCCCGATTTATACTATATCCATTTAAAAGATTTGGAAAATTTACTATTGGGCAAGACGTACTAAAAAACTAA
- a CDS encoding metal-dependent hydrolase — protein sequence MTGKTHAAVGLCGAAFLLVPKASIETSIIGLGFVVLGSYATDADLKMSKAGHVISDIIHMTILLLGLYLADTYLFHYNVMKLISKNMPGQLKVIGILFVVSSIVFGRITGHRKYMHSLLGFATMNIGVWLIAGKFVIWFGLGYALHMVLDLLNEKPEYLLFPLPVGGFCLSLVSSRGIANTVISVISYTGFLCKIIYIYNLKYFHMYF from the coding sequence ATGACGGGAAAGACACATGCAGCGGTGGGACTTTGCGGAGCGGCGTTTTTATTAGTTCCTAAAGCAAGTATAGAAACTTCTATTATAGGTTTGGGTTTCGTGGTACTGGGATCATATGCCACAGATGCAGATCTGAAAATGTCTAAAGCTGGCCATGTTATAAGTGATATTATTCACATGACTATCTTGTTATTAGGCTTGTATTTGGCAGATACATATTTGTTCCATTACAATGTTATGAAGTTAATAAGTAAAAATATGCCGGGACAGCTGAAGGTGATAGGCATTTTATTTGTAGTTAGTTCAATTGTTTTTGGAAGAATAACAGGGCATAGAAAATATATGCATAGTTTGCTGGGTTTTGCAACTATGAATATAGGAGTATGGCTCATCGCAGGGAAGTTTGTCATTTGGTTTGGACTTGGATATGCACTGCACATGGTATTGGATTTATTAAATGAAAAACCAGAATATCTATTGTTTCCATTACCTGTGGGAGGTTTCTGCCTTTCACTTGTCAGTTCCAGAGGCATAGCAAATACTGTTATATCTGTTATTAGTTATACGGGTTTTTTGTGTAAAATAATATATATATACAACTTAAAATATTTTCATATGTATTTTTAA
- a CDS encoding heavy metal translocating P-type ATPase: MEAKSFKIEGMTCASCAKAVERATKKLDGVIESSVNLATEKLTISYEHSKIRVIDIKNAVEKAGYKAIEEEATVDMDKERKEKEIELLWKNFIISTIFTVPILYMAMGHMLGLPLPGFVNPMMNPEVFALTQLFLIIPVIIAGNRYYTIGFKTLFKGSPNMDSLIAIGTSAAVLYGIFSTVKIIGGDISYTKDLYFESAAVIITLITLGKYLESVSKGKTSEAIKKLMGLAPKTAIVIRDEKETEITIAEVEVGDVIVVKPGEKIPVDGEVIEGITSVDESMLTGESIPVEKNAGDKIIGASINKNGTIKYKATKVGKDTALAQIIKLVEDAQGSKAPIAKLADVISGYFVPIVISLAVISGLAWYFFGGESGIFSLTIFISVLVIACPCALGLATPTAIMVGTGKGAEYGVLIKSGVALETAHKIQTIVFDKTGTITEGKPKVTDIVTVSGITQNDLLQLAASAEKGSEHPLGEAIVKGAEEKGLEFKKLDFFRAIPGHGIEVKIDGKNILLGNRKLMVESKISLTGLEKASDNLAEEGKTPMYIAVGEKIAGIIAVADTVKENSRKAIEKLHNMGIEVAMITGDNKRTAEAIAKQVGIDRILAEVLPQDKASEVKKLQDESKKVAMVGDGINDAPALAQADIGIAIGSGTDVAMESADIVLMRSDLMDVPTAVQLSKSTIRNIKQNLFWAFAYNTVGIPVAMGILHIFGGPLLNPMIAGAAMSLSSVSVLANALRLKRFKAAVFSFFVCYSIWNMRNIIYTMLIN; the protein is encoded by the coding sequence ATGGAAGCTAAATCATTTAAAATAGAAGGGATGACATGTGCATCTTGTGCTAAAGCAGTAGAAAGAGCTACAAAAAAGCTTGATGGTGTTATAGAATCAAGTGTTAATTTAGCCACTGAAAAATTAACTATAAGCTATGAGCATTCAAAGATAAGAGTTATAGATATAAAGAATGCAGTAGAAAAAGCTGGCTATAAGGCAATTGAAGAAGAAGCTACAGTAGATATGGATAAAGAGAGAAAAGAAAAAGAAATAGAACTCTTATGGAAGAATTTCATTATATCTACTATATTTACAGTACCGATACTTTATATGGCAATGGGTCATATGCTAGGACTTCCACTACCTGGTTTTGTTAATCCCATGATGAATCCAGAAGTGTTTGCTTTAACACAATTATTCTTAATTATACCTGTTATAATTGCAGGTAATAGATATTACACAATTGGATTTAAAACACTATTTAAAGGAAGTCCTAATATGGACTCACTTATTGCAATAGGCACATCCGCAGCAGTTCTTTATGGTATATTTTCAACAGTTAAGATTATCGGTGGAGATATAAGTTATACTAAAGACTTATATTTTGAGTCAGCAGCAGTAATTATTACTTTAATAACTCTTGGTAAATATTTAGAATCTGTTTCTAAAGGAAAGACTTCTGAAGCTATCAAGAAACTTATGGGACTTGCTCCTAAAACAGCTATAGTTATAAGAGACGAAAAAGAAACAGAAATTACTATTGCAGAAGTAGAAGTAGGAGATGTAATAGTAGTTAAACCAGGAGAAAAGATACCTGTAGATGGGGAAGTGATTGAGGGTATTACTTCAGTAGATGAATCAATGTTAACAGGTGAAAGTATTCCGGTAGAAAAAAATGCCGGAGATAAAATTATTGGGGCAAGTATAAATAAAAATGGAACTATAAAATATAAAGCTACTAAAGTTGGTAAAGATACAGCACTTGCCCAAATTATAAAGTTAGTAGAGGATGCTCAAGGTTCCAAAGCTCCAATTGCAAAACTTGCAGACGTTATTTCAGGGTACTTTGTTCCTATAGTCATATCCTTAGCAGTTATTTCAGGTTTAGCATGGTACTTCTTTGGTGGAGAATCAGGAATATTCTCACTTACAATATTTATATCCGTTTTAGTAATTGCTTGTCCATGTGCCCTGGGGCTAGCTACCCCAACAGCAATTATGGTAGGTACAGGTAAAGGAGCAGAATACGGTGTTTTAATAAAAAGTGGTGTAGCACTGGAAACTGCCCATAAGATACAAACTATAGTATTTGATAAGACAGGTACTATAACAGAAGGAAAACCAAAGGTTACGGATATAGTTACTGTAAGTGGTATAACTCAAAATGATTTATTACAATTAGCTGCATCAGCAGAAAAAGGTTCAGAACATCCCCTTGGTGAGGCGATTGTCAAAGGTGCAGAAGAAAAAGGACTAGAATTTAAGAAGCTTGATTTCTTTAGAGCTATTCCTGGTCATGGGATTGAAGTCAAGATAGATGGTAAAAATATATTACTCGGAAACAGAAAACTCATGGTTGAAAGCAAAATATCATTAACAGGATTAGAAAAGGCTTCAGATAACTTAGCAGAAGAAGGTAAAACTCCAATGTATATAGCTGTAGGTGAAAAAATAGCAGGAATCATAGCTGTTGCAGATACTGTTAAGGAAAATAGTAGAAAAGCAATAGAAAAGCTTCATAATATGGGAATTGAAGTAGCAATGATAACCGGAGACAATAAAAGAACTGCCGAAGCTATTGCTAAACAGGTAGGAATAGATAGAATTCTAGCAGAAGTTTTACCGCAAGACAAAGCGAGTGAAGTAAAGAAACTTCAGGATGAAAGTAAGAAAGTTGCAATGGTTGGTGATGGTATAAATGATGCTCCAGCACTAGCACAAGCTGATATTGGTATAGCTATAGGTTCGGGAACAGACGTTGCTATGGAATCAGCAGATATAGTTCTTATGAGAAGCGATTTAATGGATGTTCCCACGGCTGTGCAATTAAGTAAAAGTACTATAAGAAATATTAAACAAAATTTATTCTGGGCATTTGCTTATAATACAGTTGGAATACCAGTTGCAATGGGAATCTTACACATATTTGGAGGCCCACTATTAAATCCTATGATAGCAGGAGCTGCAATGAGCCTTAGTTCTGTATCGGTTTTAGCTAATGCTTTAAGATTAAAAAGATTTAAAGCAGCAGTCTTTTCATTTTTTGTATGTTATAGCATTTGGAATATGAGAAATATCATATATACAATGTTAATAAACTAA
- a CDS encoding metal-sensing transcriptional repressor, translating to MNEEKNKALVSLKTAKGQIEGIIKMLEDGRYCVDISNQIIAAQGLLKKANLLILKQHMNHCVVEAFEHNRGSEKIDEIIEFLSKIIVK from the coding sequence ATGAACGAAGAAAAAAATAAAGCGTTGGTATCATTAAAGACAGCAAAAGGGCAAATTGAAGGTATTATAAAGATGCTTGAAGATGGGAGGTATTGTGTTGATATATCTAATCAAATTATTGCAGCTCAAGGACTTTTAAAAAAAGCTAATTTGCTCATCTTAAAACAGCATATGAACCATTGTGTTGTGGAAGCCTTTGAACATAACAGAGGAAGCGAGAAGATAGATGAAATTATAGAATTTTTATCAAAAATAATTGTTAAATAG
- a CDS encoding SHOCT domain-containing protein, producing the protein MMYGYWGWGMMPMMIVCFLLIIAIVVFFMRSFNGRSGYRHDRKPIEILNEKLASGEISEEEYKRKKQILTEKYDIDK; encoded by the coding sequence ATGATGTACGGATATTGGGGATGGGGAATGATGCCTATGATGATTGTATGTTTTTTACTTATAATCGCTATAGTAGTATTTTTCATGAGATCATTTAATGGTAGAAGCGGTTACCGGCATGATAGAAAACCAATTGAAATATTGAACGAAAAATTAGCATCCGGTGAAATAAGTGAAGAAGAATATAAAAGAAAAAAGCAAATATTAACTGAAAAATATGACATTGATAAATAG